Proteins found in one Oryza glaberrima chromosome 4, OglaRS2, whole genome shotgun sequence genomic segment:
- the LOC127771382 gene encoding class V chitinase-like isoform X2, giving the protein MAAKNGLLLLSAIAAVTLSSLSLAAAATRRSQEPREAVRAGYYLAADAHLRPLAALDASLYTHLYYYAVAVHPARRTLLLPPDPAAASLLGDFSRAVKAKNAAVKTVLSIGGGGAGGGAAAAAGSGSVSDPAFAAMAADPASRAAFIGAAVKVARENGFDGLDVAWRFPASAVEMAEFGFLVAEWRAAVPRGFLLTATVYFSNHVFDAPFAGVDYPSEAVARSLDWVNVMAFGLRPPGAANATAFDAPLYDRASHYSASYGVVSWLDAGVPASKVVMGIPLYGRSWFLRNKANNGVGAPVVAAGPKQRGSNATGAMSYAEVQWLAATATRGSRAVITAYDNASVASYVSVGDVWVAFDGVAVVAEKLAFAARCGLLGYFLWPVNYDDANLTVSRRASQVWTQTKISPEFKNVTGGARQTQAPVQRPPALQSPAPTTAPMSSSSSFSRLSWRMLD; this is encoded by the exons ATGGCGGCCAAgaacggcctcctcctcctttccgcCATTGCTGCCGTcactctctcctccctctcgctcgcggcggcggcgacccgtaGGAGCCAAGAACCGCGGGAGGCGGTGCGGGCCGGGTactacctcgccgccgacgcccacctccggccgctcgccgcgctcgaCGCGTCGCTGTACACGCACCTCTACTACTACGCCGTGGCGGTCCACCCCGCGCGCCgcacgctgctgctgccgccggacccggcggcggcgagcctcctGGGGGATTTCTCCAGGGCGGTCAAGGCCAAGAACGCCGCCGTCAAGACCGTCctctccatcggcggcggcggcgctggtggtggtgcggctgcggcggcggggtcggggTCAGTGTCGGACCCCGCgttcgccgccatggccgccgaccCCGCGTCGCGCGCGGCGTTCATCGGGGCGGCGGTCAAGGTCGCGAGGGAGAATGGGTTCGATGGGCTCGACGTGGCGTGGAGGTTcccggcgtcggcggtggagatggcggaGTTCGGGTTCCTCGTCGCCGAGTGGCGCGCCGCGGTGCCCCGCGGGTTCCTGCTCACGGCCACGGTGTACTTCTCCAACCACGTGTTCGACGCGCCGTTCGCCGGCGTGGACTACCCGTCGGAGGCCGTCGCGAGGAGCCTCGACTGGGTGAACGTGATGGCGTTCGGGCTCCGCCCTCCCGGCGCCGCCAACGCCACGGCGTTCGACGCGCCGCTCTACGACAGGGCGTCGCACTACTCGGCGAGCTACGGCGTCGTGTCGTGGCTCGACGCGGGCGTCCCGGCGAGCAAGGTGGTGATGGGGATCCCGCTCTACGGCCGCTCCTGGTTCCTCCGCAACAAGGCGAACAACGGCGTCGgcgcgccggtggtcgccgcgGGGCCGAAGCAGCGGGGGAGCAACGCCACGGGCGCCATGTCCTACGCCGAGGTCCAGTGgctcgccgcgacggcgacgcgcggctcCCGCGCGGTGATCACGGCCTACGACAACGCCTCCGTCGCGTCGTACGTGTCCGTCGGCGACGTCTGGGTCGCGTTCGACGGcgtggccgtcgtcgccgagaaGCTCGCCTTCGCCGCGCGGTGCGGCCTCCTCGGCTACTTCCTCTGGCCGGTCAACTACGACGATGCCAACCTCACCGTGTCACGGCGAG CATCACAGGTCTGGACGCAGACCAAAATCTCGCCGGAGTTCAAGAACGTCACCGGCGGCGCCCGGCAGACGCAGGCGCCGGtgcagcggccgccggcgctCCAGTCGCCTGCACCGACCACCGCgccgatgtcgtcgtcgtcgtcgttctcaCGGTTATCTTGGAGAATGCTGGAT TGA
- the LOC127771382 gene encoding class V chitinase-like isoform X1, translated as MAAKNGLLLLSAIAAVTLSSLSLAAAATRRSQEPREAVRAGYYLAADAHLRPLAALDASLYTHLYYYAVAVHPARRTLLLPPDPAAASLLGDFSRAVKAKNAAVKTVLSIGGGGAGGGAAAAAGSGSVSDPAFAAMAADPASRAAFIGAAVKVARENGFDGLDVAWRFPASAVEMAEFGFLVAEWRAAVPRGFLLTATVYFSNHVFDAPFAGVDYPSEAVARSLDWVNVMAFGLRPPGAANATAFDAPLYDRASHYSASYGVVSWLDAGVPASKVVMGIPLYGRSWFLRNKANNGVGAPVVAAGPKQRGSNATGAMSYAEVQWLAATATRGSRAVITAYDNASVASYVSVGDVWVAFDGVAVVAEKLAFAARCGLLGYFLWPVNYDDANLTVSRRASQVWTQTKISPEFKNVTGGARQTQAPVQRPPALQSPAPTTAPMSSSSSFSRLSWRMLDVRLHLGALLLLILVCYQI; from the exons ATGGCGGCCAAgaacggcctcctcctcctttccgcCATTGCTGCCGTcactctctcctccctctcgctcgcggcggcggcgacccgtaGGAGCCAAGAACCGCGGGAGGCGGTGCGGGCCGGGTactacctcgccgccgacgcccacctccggccgctcgccgcgctcgaCGCGTCGCTGTACACGCACCTCTACTACTACGCCGTGGCGGTCCACCCCGCGCGCCgcacgctgctgctgccgccggacccggcggcggcgagcctcctGGGGGATTTCTCCAGGGCGGTCAAGGCCAAGAACGCCGCCGTCAAGACCGTCctctccatcggcggcggcggcgctggtggtggtgcggctgcggcggcggggtcggggTCAGTGTCGGACCCCGCgttcgccgccatggccgccgaccCCGCGTCGCGCGCGGCGTTCATCGGGGCGGCGGTCAAGGTCGCGAGGGAGAATGGGTTCGATGGGCTCGACGTGGCGTGGAGGTTcccggcgtcggcggtggagatggcggaGTTCGGGTTCCTCGTCGCCGAGTGGCGCGCCGCGGTGCCCCGCGGGTTCCTGCTCACGGCCACGGTGTACTTCTCCAACCACGTGTTCGACGCGCCGTTCGCCGGCGTGGACTACCCGTCGGAGGCCGTCGCGAGGAGCCTCGACTGGGTGAACGTGATGGCGTTCGGGCTCCGCCCTCCCGGCGCCGCCAACGCCACGGCGTTCGACGCGCCGCTCTACGACAGGGCGTCGCACTACTCGGCGAGCTACGGCGTCGTGTCGTGGCTCGACGCGGGCGTCCCGGCGAGCAAGGTGGTGATGGGGATCCCGCTCTACGGCCGCTCCTGGTTCCTCCGCAACAAGGCGAACAACGGCGTCGgcgcgccggtggtcgccgcgGGGCCGAAGCAGCGGGGGAGCAACGCCACGGGCGCCATGTCCTACGCCGAGGTCCAGTGgctcgccgcgacggcgacgcgcggctcCCGCGCGGTGATCACGGCCTACGACAACGCCTCCGTCGCGTCGTACGTGTCCGTCGGCGACGTCTGGGTCGCGTTCGACGGcgtggccgtcgtcgccgagaaGCTCGCCTTCGCCGCGCGGTGCGGCCTCCTCGGCTACTTCCTCTGGCCGGTCAACTACGACGATGCCAACCTCACCGTGTCACGGCGAG CATCACAGGTCTGGACGCAGACCAAAATCTCGCCGGAGTTCAAGAACGTCACCGGCGGCGCCCGGCAGACGCAGGCGCCGGtgcagcggccgccggcgctCCAGTCGCCTGCACCGACCACCGCgccgatgtcgtcgtcgtcgtcgttctcaCGGTTATCTTGGAGAATGCTGGATGTGCGTCTCCATCTGggtgctcttcttcttcttattctcGTGTGCTACCAAATCTAG
- the LOC127772039 gene encoding eukaryotic translation initiation factor 3 subunit H, giving the protein MANPAAAAGPSGGARSFLQAVSTVTEEAPSPLRVVQMEGLAVLKIIKHCEEFAPALVTGQLLGLDVGSVLEVTNCFPFPMREDDEEADADGANYQLEMMRCLREVNVDNNTVGWYQSCLLGSFQTVELIETFMNYQENIRRCVCIVYDPSRSNQGVLALKALKLTDSFMDLYRNNGLTGEKLREKKLSWVDIFEEIPIKVSNSALVSAFMTELEPESPVSQCDFDRLKLSTAPFMERNLEFLIGCMDDLSSEQNKFQYYYRNVSRQQSQQQAWLQKRRQENMARKAAGEEPLPEEDPSNPIFKPIPEPSRLEGYLVTNQISSYCNHINGVAGQNFNRLYLMKALQED; this is encoded by the exons ATGGCGAATC cggcagcagcagcagggccgTCGGGGGGAGCGAGGTCGTTCCTGCAGGCCGTGTCGACCGTCACCGAggaggcgccgtcgccgctccgcgTCGTGCAGATGGAGGGCCTG GCTGTCCTGAAGATCATTAAGCACTGTGAGGAGTTTGCACCTGCTCTAGTTACAGGCCAACTGCTTGGTTTGGATGTTGGCAGTGTTCTGGAAGTAACGAACTGTTTTCCTTTCCCA ATGAGAGAAGATGATGAAGAGGCAGATGCAGATGGTGCAAATTATCAGCTTGAGATGATGAGGTGCTTGAGGGAGGTTAATGTTGACAATAACACTGTTGGATG GTATCAATCTTGCTTGCTTGGATCTTTTCAGACTGTGGAACTGATTGAAACGTTTATGAACTATCag GAGAATATCCGGAGATGTGTGTGCATCGTTTATGACCCATCTAGGTCAAATCAGGGGGTTCTAGCTCTCAAGGCCTTGAAACTCACAGATTCATTCATGGATCTTTACCGTAACAATGGTTTAACTGGAGAGAA GttaagagagaagaaattgTCATGGGTTGATATTTTTGAGGAGATACCG ATTAAAGTTTCCAACTCTGCACTTGTCAGTGCCTTCATGACGGAGCTGGAACCTGAATCACCTGTTTCACAG TGTGATTTTGACCGCCTTAAATTGTCAACTGCTCCATTCATGGAAAGGAACTTGGAATTTCTGATTGGCTGCATGGATGATCTTTCATCAGAGCAGAACAAG TTCCAATATTACTATCGCAATGTCTCAAGACAGCAGTCACAGCAGCAGGCATGGCTCCAAAAGAGAAG GCAAGAGAATATGGCAAGAAAAGCTGCTGGAGAGGAGCCATTGCCAGAAGAAGACCCATCCAATCCCATTTTCAAGCCGATTCCTGAGCCGTCACGTTTGGAGGGTTATCTTGTAACCAATCAGATCTCCAGTTACTGCAACCATATTAATGG GGTTGCTGGTCAGAATTTCAACAGGCTCTACTTAATGAAGGCCTTGCAGGAGGACTAG
- the LOC127769620 gene encoding protein XRI1-like isoform X2, protein MDPSGGGGGVGVGGIGGGEQILWDWQAAEQCESNAANHDVSRFMWDCLNQDDDDLLGLLGNQTPLRDCRGFFDIDDFTCKETLDLEESRESKRRRILEYPSESNQSEDGNREISSTMGTSEVSEISLLCTDEPQSFKWDSQNNSNNFDSLSTGAFYQPSNSHSKNCSDENQMHFRHSSQESVTYTNDQSGISGTTENDSVTESLLMQETRKLSTLKVSKGTSLVKAKQNLTTTIAYPFTLIKPSWEEGDVITLKDINQRIRAPPKKAPETLGTSAFSGKPVIGKTRIRTDGGRGSITILRTKG, encoded by the exons ATGGAcccgtccggcggcggcggcggagtcggagtcggaggcaTCGGCGGCGGTGAACAAAT TCTTTGGgactggcaagcggcggagcaGTGCGAGAGCAATGCTGCAAATCATG ATGTTTCTAGATTCATGTGGGACTGCCTCAATCAAGATGATGATGACCTACTGGGATTGCTGGGCAATCAAACTCCTCTAAGAGATTGTCGTGGCTTCTTTGATATTGATG ATTTCACCTGCAAGGAGACGTTGGACCTAGAGGAATCTCGGGAATCAAAGCGCCGCCGCATATTGGAGTACCCTTCTGAGTCTAATCAATCAGAAGATGGAAATCGTGAAATAAGTTCTACCATGGGCACATCTGAG GTATCAGAAATTTCATTGCTTTGCACCGATGAACCGCAGAGCTTCAAGTGGGATTCACAGaacaattcaaataattttg ATTCTTTGTCAACTGGAGCATTCTACCAACCATCAAATAGTCATTCGAAAAATTGCTCTGATGAAAATCAAATGCATTTCAG GCATTCTAGCCAGGAGAGCGTTACATATACCAATGATCAAAGTGGTATTTCAG GAACAACTGAGAATGATTCAGTGACAGAAAGTCTTCTAATGCAGGAGACTAGGAAGCTTTCTACACTTAAAGTATCTAAAG GAACCTCACTGGTTAAGGCGAAGCAGAATTTAACTACAACTATAGCATACCCTTTTACCCTCATCAAACCATCCTGGGAGGAAGGAGATGTCATCACTCTAAAGGATATAAATCAGCGAATCCGTGCTCCTCCGAAGAAGGCTCCAGAAACCCTAGGGACTTCAGCCTTCTCTGGCAAGCCAGTCATTGGCAAGACAAGGATCAGAACTGACGGGGGCAGAGGCAGCATCACGATACTAAGAACAAAAGGTTGA
- the LOC127769620 gene encoding protein XRI1-like isoform X1, whose amino-acid sequence MDPSGGGGGVGVGGIGGGEQILWDWQAAEQCESNAANHDVSRFMWDCLNQDDDDLLGLLGNQTPLRDCRGFFDIDDFTCKETLDLEESRESKRRRILEYPSESNQSEDGNREISSTMGTSEVSEISLLCTDEPQSFKWDSQNNSNNFDSLSTGAFYQPSNSHSKNCSDENQMHFRHDQMHSSQESVTYTNDQSGISGTTENDSVTESLLMQETRKLSTLKVSKGTSLVKAKQNLTTTIAYPFTLIKPSWEEGDVITLKDINQRIRAPPKKAPETLGTSAFSGKPVIGKTRIRTDGGRGSITILRTKG is encoded by the exons ATGGAcccgtccggcggcggcggcggagtcggagtcggaggcaTCGGCGGCGGTGAACAAAT TCTTTGGgactggcaagcggcggagcaGTGCGAGAGCAATGCTGCAAATCATG ATGTTTCTAGATTCATGTGGGACTGCCTCAATCAAGATGATGATGACCTACTGGGATTGCTGGGCAATCAAACTCCTCTAAGAGATTGTCGTGGCTTCTTTGATATTGATG ATTTCACCTGCAAGGAGACGTTGGACCTAGAGGAATCTCGGGAATCAAAGCGCCGCCGCATATTGGAGTACCCTTCTGAGTCTAATCAATCAGAAGATGGAAATCGTGAAATAAGTTCTACCATGGGCACATCTGAG GTATCAGAAATTTCATTGCTTTGCACCGATGAACCGCAGAGCTTCAAGTGGGATTCACAGaacaattcaaataattttg ATTCTTTGTCAACTGGAGCATTCTACCAACCATCAAATAGTCATTCGAAAAATTGCTCTGATGAAAATCAAATGCATTTCAGGCATGACCAAAT GCATTCTAGCCAGGAGAGCGTTACATATACCAATGATCAAAGTGGTATTTCAG GAACAACTGAGAATGATTCAGTGACAGAAAGTCTTCTAATGCAGGAGACTAGGAAGCTTTCTACACTTAAAGTATCTAAAG GAACCTCACTGGTTAAGGCGAAGCAGAATTTAACTACAACTATAGCATACCCTTTTACCCTCATCAAACCATCCTGGGAGGAAGGAGATGTCATCACTCTAAAGGATATAAATCAGCGAATCCGTGCTCCTCCGAAGAAGGCTCCAGAAACCCTAGGGACTTCAGCCTTCTCTGGCAAGCCAGTCATTGGCAAGACAAGGATCAGAACTGACGGGGGCAGAGGCAGCATCACGATACTAAGAACAAAAGGTTGA
- the LOC127772359 gene encoding ER lumen protein-retaining receptor: MNAFRLAGDMTHLMSVLVLLLKIHTIKSCAGVSLKTQELYALVFATRYLDIFTDFISLYNTVMKMIFLGSSFSIVWYIRRHKMVRRSYDKDHDTFRHQFLVLPCFLLALLIHEKFTFREVMWTFSIYLEAVAILPQLVLLQRTRNVDNLTGQYVFFLGAYRALYILNWAYRYFTEPHYVHWITWISGFVQTLLYADFFYYYLNSLKNNVKLTLPD; this comes from the exons ATGAACGCCTTCAGGCTCGCCGGGGACATGACGCACCTCATGAGCGTCCTCGTCCTCCTGCTCAAGATCCACACCATCAAGTCCTGCGCCG GTGTTTCCTTGAAAACACAAGAGCTATATGCTCTTGTTTTCGCCACTCGCTACTTGGATATATTTACAGACTTTATATCCCTATACAATACAGTCATGAAGATGATTTTCCTGGGTAGCTCATTCTCAATTGTTTGGTATATAAGGCGCCACAAGATGGTCCGCAGATCATATGATAAGGATCACGATACATTTCGACATCAATTTCTTGTTCTACCATGTTTTCTTTTGGCCTTGCTTATACATGAGAAGTTCACTTTTAGGGAG GTGATGTGGACGTTTTCCATTTATCTGGAGGCTGTTGCAATTCTTCCTCAACTTGTACTACTACAGCGTACACGGAACGTTGATAATTTAACAGGGCAATATGTGTTCTTCCTAGG CGCATACCGAGCATTATACATCCTCAACTGGGCCTACCGCTACTTCACTGAGCCACACTATGTGCATTGGATAA CCTGGATATCGGGATTCGTGCAGACATTGTTGTATGCAGATTTCTTCTATTATTACCTCAATAG TTTGAAGAACAATGTGAAGCTCACCCTACCAGATTGa